One Phycisphaeraceae bacterium DNA window includes the following coding sequences:
- a CDS encoding VWA domain-containing protein, which yields MSVLYPGLALAALASVAVPILIHLLLRRRKRVIQWAAMDLLARAMRRDRRRQRLERWLLLAARCLLLALAGVAIAQPFMASSAGGPRMSRTLWLVIDDGVASAERFPDGGTALSRSRDEAQRAIAALAPGDRVGVITAAEPVRRAIDPPTADLQSVLSFLDGLTPAFTGSDLPQALREAARSTDGRDEGRMEILLLSAFRRGSLDLGTPPPVLEGALPRGARLLALQPPGQASENAWIAEIEALRRGDEALSQQERPIRLAIERSGTGLARSQRRVTAVGVGTSAVDAPLERGERRAGVDLRLRQDSMTPEEGELISIQLDPDAQPRDDERFLVLPVEQAPRVMVVDRRTFSGRGDLERLSAGAWMARAIEPGRGGRVQVDEIDPGSLDRTLLARSEVVFLARPDLLMPEGWSLLREFVDRGGALVVTPTTDDVGQRWVEAFRGSLAPSWRLDADIEMLTDPAASPWRLAPQQPPSATLRMLGSEVSLLASAVTAERRMRVEVPATEAEVVLRFEDGAPMLVAGDGPGGRGWIALLTVAPELSWSDLVVRPLMVPLMQELVRQGRSLARREEAAFVGTRVAAPPGSATLALRRGPSELSERPRVGAAAQTGSIPIAGDGRTRDAVVIPGLYEAFDSAGRRIGAVAVNVDPRRADIEPNPSAGVDSWLQASGSWMAVDDSNDEAQSAGSREPAPWSLVLLIAAAVIAVGEMVLGRILSRSVLQEVPS from the coding sequence ATGAGCGTGCTCTACCCGGGCCTTGCGCTGGCGGCACTGGCCTCGGTGGCCGTGCCCATCCTGATTCACTTGCTTCTTCGTCGGCGCAAGCGCGTCATCCAGTGGGCGGCGATGGATCTGCTGGCCCGCGCGATGCGGCGCGATCGGCGTCGGCAGCGGTTGGAGCGATGGCTGCTCCTCGCGGCTCGGTGCCTTCTGCTTGCGCTTGCCGGAGTGGCCATTGCGCAGCCGTTCATGGCATCGTCGGCAGGCGGCCCACGCATGTCGCGCACGCTCTGGCTGGTGATCGACGATGGTGTCGCTTCGGCGGAGCGCTTTCCCGATGGCGGGACGGCACTCTCGCGCAGTCGTGATGAAGCGCAGCGCGCGATCGCCGCGCTCGCTCCCGGAGATCGCGTTGGTGTCATCACCGCGGCCGAGCCGGTCCGTCGAGCCATCGATCCACCCACAGCCGATCTCCAGAGCGTCCTCTCGTTCCTTGACGGACTCACGCCGGCGTTCACCGGCAGCGATCTTCCGCAGGCGCTGCGCGAAGCGGCGCGCTCCACCGATGGCCGCGATGAAGGTCGCATGGAGATTCTTCTCCTGAGCGCGTTCCGTCGAGGGTCGCTCGACTTGGGCACGCCGCCGCCCGTCTTAGAAGGCGCGCTTCCGAGAGGGGCTCGACTGCTGGCGCTTCAACCGCCCGGGCAGGCATCGGAGAATGCATGGATCGCCGAGATCGAGGCGCTGCGCCGCGGCGATGAAGCGCTCTCCCAGCAGGAGCGCCCCATTCGACTGGCCATCGAGCGAAGCGGCACGGGGCTGGCGCGCTCGCAGCGGCGCGTGACCGCCGTCGGAGTCGGGACCTCGGCTGTCGATGCGCCCCTTGAGCGCGGGGAGCGCCGAGCGGGGGTTGACCTTCGATTGCGCCAGGATTCGATGACGCCCGAAGAGGGCGAGCTCATTTCGATCCAGCTCGACCCCGATGCGCAGCCGCGCGATGATGAGCGCTTTCTCGTCCTGCCTGTCGAACAGGCGCCGCGCGTCATGGTCGTCGATCGACGGACCTTCTCGGGTCGTGGCGACCTTGAGCGTCTCTCGGCGGGCGCGTGGATGGCCCGGGCTATCGAGCCTGGGCGCGGCGGTCGTGTGCAGGTCGACGAGATTGACCCGGGTTCACTCGACCGCACTCTCCTCGCACGAAGTGAAGTGGTCTTTCTTGCTCGGCCCGACCTGCTGATGCCCGAGGGATGGTCGCTGCTGCGCGAGTTTGTCGATCGCGGTGGCGCGCTTGTGGTGACTCCTACGACCGATGATGTGGGACAGCGCTGGGTCGAGGCCTTTCGTGGATCGTTGGCGCCGTCATGGCGACTCGACGCGGATATCGAGATGCTGACCGACCCGGCCGCCTCGCCATGGCGCTTGGCGCCGCAGCAACCGCCCTCGGCCACACTCCGCATGCTCGGATCGGAAGTGTCTCTGCTCGCCTCGGCTGTGACGGCAGAGCGGCGCATGCGGGTTGAAGTTCCCGCCACCGAGGCGGAAGTCGTGCTGCGATTTGAGGATGGTGCCCCGATGCTCGTGGCCGGCGATGGCCCCGGAGGTCGAGGGTGGATCGCGCTTCTCACCGTGGCGCCGGAGCTCTCCTGGAGTGACCTCGTGGTGCGGCCATTGATGGTGCCGCTCATGCAGGAGCTTGTGCGCCAGGGTCGTTCGCTGGCTCGACGCGAGGAAGCGGCGTTCGTCGGAACACGCGTTGCGGCGCCGCCCGGTAGCGCCACCCTTGCGCTGCGTCGGGGACCCAGCGAACTCTCGGAACGCCCGCGTGTCGGCGCTGCTGCGCAGACAGGGTCTATTCCCATTGCTGGTGATGGCCGAACTCGCGATGCCGTGGTGATTCCGGGCCTCTATGAGGCCTTTGACAGCGCTGGTCGTCGCATCGGCGCCGTGGCGGTGAATGTCGATCCGCGTCGAGCAGACATCGAGCCGAACCCGAGCGCCGGTGTCGACTCCTGGCTCCAGGCCTCGGGGTCGTGGATGGCGGTGGATGACTCCAATGACGAAGCCCAGAGTGCCGGCTCGCGTGAGCCGGCGCCGTGGAGCCTGGTGCTTCTGATCGCGGCGGCCGTCATCGCTGTGGGCGAGATGGTGCTCGGTCGGATCCTGAGCCGCTCGGTATTGCAGGAGGTGCCGTCATGA
- a CDS encoding MoxR family ATPase, whose protein sequence is MNQASPGGHVRSQDPVQALAEAKAAFAALQSEIHKVIVGQDEVLQQILVAIFCGSHAVVEGVPGLAKTLIISTIAKSLSLEFSRIQFTPDLMPSDVTGTEVIEEDKMSGSRSLRFVRGPIFANVVLADEINRTPPKTQAALLEAMQERQVTVGGVAHKLPAPFFVLATQNPIEQEGTYPLPEAQLDRFMFNIRVRYPNEADELEIVKRTTSSTPVEPTAVLDARDCMRIQELVRQVPIADHLVRYALRLVRSTRQGDDAPKIVRDYLAWGAGPRASQFLVLAAKATAVLEGDDHVRPAHLHAVALPVLRHRIITNFNAEADGVTTDRIIEALLSEIPIDDVATAGPVGRVLN, encoded by the coding sequence ATGAATCAGGCATCGCCCGGTGGTCATGTTCGAAGCCAGGATCCGGTGCAGGCGCTGGCGGAGGCGAAAGCCGCCTTTGCCGCCCTCCAGAGTGAGATTCACAAGGTCATCGTCGGGCAGGATGAGGTACTCCAGCAGATTCTGGTGGCCATCTTCTGCGGCTCCCATGCCGTGGTCGAGGGAGTTCCGGGGCTCGCGAAGACGCTCATCATCAGCACCATTGCCAAGTCGCTGTCCCTGGAGTTCAGCCGAATTCAGTTCACGCCCGACCTGATGCCGAGCGATGTCACCGGAACCGAGGTGATCGAAGAGGACAAGATGAGCGGTTCGCGAAGCCTGCGATTCGTGCGCGGTCCGATCTTCGCGAATGTCGTGCTGGCGGATGAGATCAACCGCACTCCACCGAAGACGCAGGCGGCCCTTCTCGAGGCGATGCAGGAGCGTCAGGTGACCGTGGGAGGCGTGGCACACAAGCTGCCAGCGCCCTTCTTCGTCCTGGCCACGCAGAACCCCATCGAGCAGGAGGGGACCTATCCGCTGCCCGAGGCGCAGCTCGATCGGTTCATGTTCAACATCCGCGTGCGCTATCCGAACGAGGCCGATGAGCTCGAGATCGTGAAGCGAACGACCAGCAGCACTCCCGTCGAACCGACGGCCGTTCTCGATGCCCGGGATTGCATGCGCATCCAGGAGCTGGTGCGCCAGGTTCCGATTGCGGATCACCTCGTTCGGTACGCCCTTCGACTGGTCCGGTCGACCCGTCAGGGCGATGACGCACCGAAGATCGTCCGCGACTATCTCGCGTGGGGCGCTGGCCCGCGAGCGAGCCAGTTCCTGGTGCTTGCGGCCAAAGCGACTGCCGTGCTCGAAGGTGACGACCATGTCCGCCCCGCCCACCTTCACGCGGTGGCGCTGCCCGTGTTGCGGCATCGCATCATCACCAACTTCAACGCCGAGGCCGACGGGGTGACCACCGATCGGATCATCGAGGCGCTGCTCTCGGAGATTCCCATCGACGATGTCGCGACCGCAGGTCCCGTGGGTCGCGTCCTCAACTAA
- the dnaA gene encoding chromosomal replication initiator protein DnaA codes for MARSDRELRGKILEYLRKHHGDICRHWFDDLDMIGVEGGVLRFVVAEPVRLRYLQRTATNAFSEAAQAVTGRLLPVRFLAPLNGQSATRFPDRSSGIGSAPMLDGSDTPASLDEQMVLSPDFSFDQFVVGPENRLAHAAALAVADRPGRAYNPFVIHGGVGLGKTHLLQAVCQAVLARQPSARVVYISCATFIDAFHECVKAGRMPEFRHRFRNVDLLVIDDVHLLSRHEQTQDEFFHTFNALHQSGRQIMLSSDVAPTEIPALEERLTSRFNSGLVARVDRPSFETRVAIIKAKAKLQQLEIPDDVPAYVAARIDTNIRELEGALARIRAMAQANIAPVSLDVAKQALAQEPRRDSERSPSIHVIIEAVTRYYNLKVTDLLGKKRHKSVALPRQVAMWLARRHTRYSLEEIGGHIGGRDHSTVLHAVRTVDHRRQIDGSLSSDVARLERSLARRDEETPAQE; via the coding sequence ATGGCACGATCGGACCGTGAGCTGCGCGGGAAAATCCTGGAGTACCTCAGGAAGCACCACGGCGACATCTGCCGGCATTGGTTCGACGATCTGGACATGATCGGGGTGGAGGGCGGTGTCCTTCGCTTTGTGGTGGCGGAGCCCGTGCGCCTGCGATATCTGCAGCGGACGGCCACCAATGCCTTCTCCGAGGCTGCGCAGGCAGTCACGGGCCGCCTTCTCCCCGTGCGCTTCCTGGCACCACTGAACGGCCAATCGGCAACACGCTTCCCCGACCGGAGTTCCGGAATCGGATCGGCGCCGATGCTCGACGGATCTGACACGCCAGCGTCGCTCGATGAGCAGATGGTGCTCAGCCCGGACTTCAGCTTCGATCAGTTCGTCGTCGGCCCCGAGAACAGGCTCGCCCATGCGGCAGCGCTCGCCGTGGCCGATCGACCGGGCCGCGCTTACAACCCCTTCGTCATTCATGGCGGTGTCGGCCTCGGCAAGACTCACCTTCTTCAGGCCGTCTGTCAGGCTGTTCTGGCCCGTCAGCCCTCCGCGCGGGTGGTTTACATCAGTTGTGCAACCTTCATCGATGCCTTCCACGAGTGCGTGAAGGCGGGCCGCATGCCCGAGTTCCGGCATCGGTTCCGCAATGTCGACCTGCTTGTCATCGACGATGTGCACCTGCTCTCGCGCCATGAACAGACGCAGGATGAGTTCTTCCACACCTTCAACGCGCTGCACCAGTCCGGCCGCCAGATCATGCTGAGCAGCGATGTGGCGCCGACGGAGATTCCCGCCCTCGAGGAGCGGCTCACGAGTCGTTTCAATTCGGGCCTGGTGGCACGGGTCGATCGCCCCTCCTTTGAGACGCGGGTCGCGATCATCAAGGCCAAGGCGAAGCTTCAGCAGCTCGAGATTCCCGACGATGTGCCGGCCTATGTCGCCGCACGCATCGACACCAACATCCGCGAGCTCGAGGGAGCCCTCGCGCGGATCCGCGCCATGGCGCAGGCGAACATTGCGCCCGTATCGCTGGATGTCGCCAAGCAGGCGCTCGCGCAGGAGCCGCGGCGCGACTCGGAACGAAGCCCGAGTATCCATGTCATCATCGAGGCCGTCACCCGCTACTACAACCTGAAGGTCACCGACCTCCTGGGGAAGAAGCGGCACAAGTCGGTCGCGCTGCCGCGCCAGGTGGCCATGTGGCTTGCCCGCCGGCACACGCGGTACAGTCTGGAGGAGATCGGCGGTCACATCGGCGGCCGAGACCACAGCACGGTTCTTCACGCGGTGCGGACCGTCGATCACCGCCGGCAGATCGATGGCTCGCTCTCGAGCGATGTTGCCAGGCTCGAGCGCTCCCTCGCGCGACGCGATGAAGAGACCCCTGCACAGGAGTAA
- the mutM gene encoding bifunctional DNA-formamidopyrimidine glycosylase/DNA-(apurinic or apyrimidinic site) lyase, protein MPELPEVEGVARTLRRSILGGIVTGVSLQRMDMLLLDTQGEPLRAAIRRRRAGTRSDSPAIRSSSAPRTEGAMLHGGRVKAIHRQGKQCAIEVDDGRVLVVHLGMSGRLQLLRPRDPMAPHTHAVWTISTGDQTNELRFVDPRRFGGLCAIASLTDLRERIWSHLGPDALTLSGKALAQACSARHRPIKALLLDQACVAGIGNIYADEILHAAGIHPLEPANRLVAQATLIARLTRSILADAVRLGGSTIRDYIDPAGQGGSYQQRHRVYGRLNEACRGRNGRPCTARIEAVTVAGRTSWFCPRCQKLSTGHSRPVEKSIRSPVKARSRASGRSL, encoded by the coding sequence ATGCCGGAACTTCCCGAAGTTGAAGGAGTTGCTCGGACCCTTCGCCGCTCGATTCTCGGAGGGATCGTCACCGGCGTGTCACTGCAGCGAATGGACATGCTGCTCCTCGACACGCAGGGTGAGCCGCTCCGCGCCGCGATCAGGCGGAGAAGAGCGGGGACCAGGTCGGACTCTCCAGCCATCCGCTCATCCAGTGCACCCAGAACCGAAGGGGCCATGCTTCATGGCGGCCGAGTGAAGGCGATTCACCGCCAGGGCAAGCAGTGCGCAATCGAAGTGGATGATGGACGGGTGCTGGTGGTTCATCTCGGGATGAGCGGACGCCTTCAACTGCTCCGTCCCCGTGACCCGATGGCGCCTCACACCCACGCGGTGTGGACGATCTCGACTGGTGATCAGACGAACGAACTTCGATTCGTCGACCCGCGGAGGTTTGGCGGCCTCTGCGCCATTGCCTCCTTGACGGATCTTCGTGAACGAATCTGGTCGCATCTCGGTCCCGACGCCCTGACCCTCTCGGGGAAGGCTCTCGCCCAAGCATGCTCGGCTCGTCATCGTCCGATCAAGGCGCTTCTGCTCGACCAGGCATGCGTTGCGGGAATCGGCAACATCTACGCCGATGAGATCCTGCATGCCGCCGGCATCCATCCCCTGGAGCCAGCTAATCGCCTCGTTGCTCAGGCCACCCTCATCGCTCGTCTGACGCGTTCGATCTTGGCCGATGCCGTTCGGCTCGGCGGCTCGACCATTCGCGACTACATCGATCCTGCTGGTCAGGGCGGCTCCTACCAGCAGCGCCACCGCGTCTATGGACGGCTCAATGAAGCCTGTCGAGGAAGGAACGGCAGACCGTGCACCGCGAGAATCGAGGCGGTGACCGTGGCCGGGCGGACATCCTGGTTCTGTCCTCGCTGCCAGAAGTTATCCACAGGTCATTCAAGACCAGTGGAGAAGTCGATCAGGTCGCCCGTAAAGGCTCGTTCGCGTGCGTCTGGTCGGTCGCTCTGA
- a CDS encoding terpene cyclase/mutase family protein, translating into MCSLWPLLTRSRGALLHGSALLALVLVTSVVLAREDARADPQEAPRAPEVPATDEPIERAESSAQNNPTAGETNAAWSDSVERGLRYLASIQNSDGTFGRGRYSRNVAVVALSGLAFMADGNLPDRGRYGEVVRRALDFILASSTETGLIVAEGSHGPMYGHGFAALFLGEIYGMNPDDERVRDALVRAVQLIQNSQNNEGGWRYNPVPNDADVSVTICEIMALRSARNAGIKVSRETIDRAVQYVRDCQNPDGGFRYMLQPGQSAWPRSAAGVASLYYAGIYQDDAIDRGLDYLVRSAFPDGGGPGAQTHYFYGHYYAVQAMYMAGSERWARWWPAIRDEIVMRQDDSGSWSDFSFGPAYSTSMALIILQMPKRYLPIFQK; encoded by the coding sequence ATGTGTTCACTGTGGCCACTCCTCACTCGCTCGCGCGGAGCGCTCCTCCACGGCAGCGCGCTCCTCGCGCTTGTGCTCGTGACCTCCGTGGTCCTCGCCCGAGAGGATGCGCGAGCCGATCCTCAGGAGGCTCCACGAGCGCCCGAGGTCCCGGCCACGGATGAGCCGATCGAACGCGCCGAATCGAGCGCTCAGAACAACCCGACGGCTGGAGAAACGAACGCCGCGTGGAGTGATTCCGTCGAGCGCGGGCTTCGCTATCTCGCCTCCATCCAGAACAGCGACGGAACTTTCGGGCGAGGGCGCTACTCGCGCAATGTCGCGGTGGTGGCGCTCTCCGGCTTGGCCTTCATGGCCGACGGCAATCTTCCCGATCGCGGTCGCTATGGCGAAGTGGTGCGTCGTGCGCTCGACTTCATTCTTGCGTCGAGCACCGAGACGGGGCTGATCGTCGCCGAGGGATCTCACGGTCCAATGTATGGCCACGGCTTCGCGGCGCTCTTTCTGGGCGAGATCTACGGCATGAATCCCGACGACGAGCGCGTGCGCGACGCGCTCGTGCGGGCCGTGCAGCTCATTCAGAACAGCCAGAACAACGAGGGTGGATGGCGATATAACCCGGTGCCCAACGATGCGGATGTGAGCGTCACGATCTGCGAGATCATGGCCCTGCGAAGCGCTCGAAACGCAGGCATCAAGGTCTCGCGCGAGACGATCGATCGCGCCGTGCAGTATGTGCGCGATTGCCAGAACCCCGACGGTGGCTTCCGATACATGCTACAGCCCGGACAGAGCGCCTGGCCGCGAAGCGCCGCAGGGGTGGCGAGCCTCTACTACGCCGGCATCTACCAGGATGACGCCATTGATCGCGGGCTCGACTATCTGGTGCGCAGCGCCTTCCCCGATGGAGGTGGCCCCGGCGCTCAGACGCACTACTTCTACGGGCACTATTACGCCGTGCAAGCGATGTACATGGCAGGCAGCGAACGCTGGGCACGGTGGTGGCCGGCGATCCGGGATGAGATCGTGATGCGACAGGACGACAGCGGTTCGTGGTCTGACTTCTCCTTTGGTCCGGCTTACTCCACCTCGATGGCGCTCATCATTCTCCAGATGCCGAAGCGCTATCTGCCGATCTTCCAGAAGTGA
- a CDS encoding ComEC/Rec2 family competence protein, with amino-acid sequence MTRGLLKHGLLPWWAMGMVMGTLAGVTLTEAAWEQALLRHLAHSPGAAWRIHDLLIDGALIALAALMALALIASYGLPEPREDPRHGVTMMQCATVLMMALLLGFVNGSMHGAYRSALDPDSLTPRSATLVSVEGVVLSEPITQGRAPATSRATDLLASSRGWGSQRTAFLLACGTSGLRRVQVQCTSLPFPVEPGHGLRVRGWLTPDPDARNPGGFDTRSWRERQGVSGLLRVDHSALIERIDPPFARSWGDRLRSTLASQLRDSLRGSADPLSRDLVLAMTLGVRGEATTSIRSLFARTGMSHFIVISGFHLAVMAAGVLMVARSLGASPRLCGVALLAASLAFLIVLDAHISVIRAGLCGVLTGGAMMLDRRWSALSILALVVSVVLLIDPLAVMEASFQLSFATVAALLTVAAPLARLLQGCAEALLAPRAWWMHRWKALPPRRQNARSTPHPDAYRRVVAARIAARPLAAAIAAWLVATPLTLHHFGHASFWAIPGSVLLAPLASFITIVGMSAAIVGCLLPAVALIPGVLTAWSAACFLGAVEWMATLPGACVQRALQPAWWVITMMALPFLGSLAINRSGRMAPPCRISLLAALVLAWMMLAGRPWWHHPRGDTQVVALDLGTGRCVVVRHRGVTLVFDAGAESSSAGSRRIVPALAAMGIDRVDLLVVSRRAVTALSGVPEVMKAARVRRVAVADALLAAPSRSIPWRLLRWFEQEGVPLEVLRVPSEMVITPGLVLSAVPGATGDSTLQLRAEDGALDRILGAACGPSEQPGARRWTHDPVRGWRMERFSAGRWVMAPCEAAAWLAPS; translated from the coding sequence ATGACGCGGGGGCTTCTGAAGCATGGGCTCCTCCCGTGGTGGGCCATGGGAATGGTGATGGGGACTCTTGCCGGAGTCACCCTGACTGAAGCGGCATGGGAGCAGGCGCTCCTTCGTCACCTCGCCCACAGTCCCGGAGCGGCTTGGCGCATTCACGATCTGCTGATCGATGGCGCGCTCATCGCCTTGGCCGCGCTGATGGCACTCGCTCTGATCGCGTCATACGGGCTCCCTGAACCCCGAGAAGATCCTCGGCACGGCGTGACCATGATGCAATGCGCAACCGTGCTGATGATGGCGCTCCTTCTCGGATTCGTGAATGGATCAATGCATGGCGCCTATCGATCGGCGCTCGATCCCGATTCGCTCACACCACGCTCGGCCACACTGGTCTCGGTCGAGGGAGTGGTGCTCAGTGAGCCGATCACGCAAGGAAGGGCGCCGGCGACCTCGCGCGCGACCGATCTTCTTGCCTCTTCGCGGGGATGGGGTTCGCAACGCACCGCCTTTCTTCTCGCCTGCGGAACATCCGGTCTTCGCCGAGTGCAGGTCCAGTGCACTTCTCTTCCGTTCCCAGTCGAACCAGGACATGGTCTGCGCGTGCGCGGATGGCTGACTCCTGATCCGGACGCGCGAAACCCGGGCGGCTTCGACACACGCTCATGGCGTGAGCGACAGGGGGTTTCCGGCCTCCTGAGAGTGGACCACTCGGCGCTGATCGAGCGAATCGACCCGCCCTTTGCACGATCGTGGGGCGATCGACTTCGGTCAACGCTTGCATCGCAACTTCGCGATTCGCTGCGGGGTAGTGCAGATCCGCTCTCGCGCGATCTCGTGCTGGCCATGACGCTTGGAGTTCGGGGGGAGGCGACCACTTCCATTCGATCGCTCTTTGCTCGAACGGGCATGAGCCACTTCATCGTGATCTCGGGGTTTCATCTCGCGGTGATGGCGGCGGGGGTGCTGATGGTGGCGCGCTCGCTTGGCGCTTCGCCGCGCCTCTGTGGCGTTGCCCTGCTGGCCGCGTCACTCGCGTTCCTCATCGTGCTCGACGCGCATATCTCCGTGATCCGCGCGGGTCTCTGCGGTGTGTTGACGGGAGGCGCCATGATGCTCGATCGCCGCTGGTCGGCGCTGAGCATCCTGGCGCTCGTGGTGAGTGTTGTCCTGCTCATTGATCCCCTCGCGGTCATGGAGGCCTCATTTCAGCTCAGCTTCGCCACCGTTGCTGCGCTACTGACCGTTGCCGCTCCACTGGCTCGGCTCCTGCAAGGCTGCGCAGAGGCGCTTCTTGCGCCGCGAGCGTGGTGGATGCACCGCTGGAAGGCGCTCCCTCCACGGCGCCAGAACGCGCGTTCGACGCCCCACCCCGATGCGTACCGCCGCGTGGTCGCGGCGCGGATCGCGGCACGCCCGCTGGCCGCAGCCATCGCCGCATGGCTCGTGGCAACTCCACTCACTCTCCATCACTTCGGTCATGCGAGTTTCTGGGCGATTCCCGGCTCGGTGCTCCTTGCGCCACTTGCGTCCTTCATCACCATCGTCGGCATGTCCGCCGCGATCGTGGGGTGCCTCCTGCCAGCAGTGGCGCTGATCCCAGGAGTTCTCACTGCGTGGAGCGCGGCCTGCTTCCTTGGCGCGGTCGAGTGGATGGCCACGCTGCCGGGCGCCTGTGTCCAGCGCGCCCTTCAACCTGCGTGGTGGGTCATCACGATGATGGCGCTCCCGTTCCTCGGGTCACTTGCGATCAACCGAAGTGGTCGAATGGCACCGCCGTGTCGCATCTCACTGCTGGCGGCGCTCGTGCTTGCGTGGATGATGCTCGCAGGCCGGCCGTGGTGGCACCATCCGCGCGGTGACACGCAGGTCGTCGCGCTCGATCTCGGGACTGGTCGGTGCGTGGTGGTGCGCCATCGCGGAGTGACCCTCGTCTTCGATGCTGGCGCGGAGTCGAGTTCGGCGGGATCACGCCGCATTGTTCCGGCGCTCGCCGCCATGGGGATTGATCGTGTCGATCTTCTGGTGGTCTCGCGCCGTGCCGTGACCGCTCTCAGCGGTGTGCCCGAAGTGATGAAGGCGGCGCGCGTCCGACGCGTGGCCGTGGCCGATGCGCTTCTCGCCGCTCCGAGCCGCTCCATTCCGTGGCGTCTCCTTCGGTGGTTCGAGCAGGAGGGCGTCCCGCTCGAAGTGCTGCGGGTGCCGAGCGAGATGGTCATCACACCCGGGCTCGTCCTCTCGGCAGTCCCTGGCGCGACGGGCGACAGCACACTTCAACTGCGCGCCGAGGACGGTGCACTTGATCGCATTCTCGGAGCGGCCTGTGGCCCAAGCGAGCAACCCGGCGCACGACGATGGACGCACGATCCCGTCAGGGGCTGGCGGATGGAGCGCTTCTCGGCGGGTCGCTGGGTGATGGCGCCGTGCGAGGCAGCAGCATGGCTCGCTCCATCATGA
- a CDS encoding DUF58 domain-containing protein, giving the protein MRAEQYLAPETLAQLAPFTLRARMIVEGVTSGMHRSPYQGLAVEFAEHRPYTPGESLRHLDWKVFGRSDKLYVKRYQQETNLDVMLMLDCSASMRFGTLGMKSGWGGTDAGNTNNRWTKYDCATATAVALAYLCLAQRDRVGMSLFSDGVKASLRRSGVRDQWRKIVQALATERVGGPTAIVRTADEALAKVTNRCLFFVLSDFLYAPAELRDALARFRHRGHDVVLVEILDRQEIRFELDDPTVFEGLEDESRVVADARLVRRAYLEELARHRGEIERIVRGFGYDRVSLDSHDSVGPALSALLARRESFERRSRGG; this is encoded by the coding sequence ATGCGAGCCGAGCAGTACCTCGCTCCGGAGACGCTGGCGCAACTCGCGCCGTTCACGCTGCGCGCTCGAATGATCGTCGAGGGCGTGACGAGCGGCATGCACCGATCGCCCTATCAGGGGCTGGCGGTCGAGTTCGCCGAGCATCGTCCGTACACGCCGGGTGAGAGCCTTCGGCACCTCGACTGGAAAGTCTTCGGCCGCAGCGACAAGCTGTATGTGAAGCGCTATCAGCAGGAGACGAACCTCGATGTGATGCTGATGCTCGACTGCTCCGCGTCGATGCGCTTCGGCACGCTGGGCATGAAGAGCGGCTGGGGCGGAACCGATGCGGGGAACACCAACAATCGCTGGACGAAGTACGACTGCGCCACCGCGACGGCCGTGGCCCTGGCGTACCTCTGCCTCGCCCAGCGCGACCGCGTGGGCATGTCACTCTTCTCCGATGGGGTGAAGGCGTCGCTGCGACGCTCCGGCGTGCGCGACCAATGGCGGAAGATCGTGCAGGCGTTGGCCACGGAGCGCGTGGGTGGTCCGACAGCCATCGTGCGCACCGCCGATGAGGCGCTCGCCAAGGTGACCAATCGCTGTCTCTTCTTCGTGCTCAGCGACTTTCTCTATGCGCCGGCAGAGTTGCGCGATGCGCTCGCCCGATTCAGGCATCGCGGCCACGATGTCGTGCTGGTTGAGATCCTCGACAGGCAGGAGATTCGCTTCGAGCTCGATGACCCCACGGTCTTTGAGGGACTTGAGGATGAGAGCCGAGTGGTCGCCGATGCCCGGCTGGTCCGCCGTGCGTATCTCGAGGAGCTCGCGCGGCACCGGGGAGAGATCGAGCGGATCGTGCGCGGCTTCGGCTACGACCGTGTGTCGCTCGACAGCCATGACTCGGTCGGGCCTGCGCTCTCGGCGCTGCTCGCGAGGCGAGAGTCCTTCGAGCGTCGGAGCCGCGGCGGATGA
- a CDS encoding Hpt domain-containing protein, with translation MIQANRPSVVGGRGDNPSQVPEPPLISRFVDDPEMAEIIALFVAETPERRREFSSSWDRGDLHRVRTLAHQLKGAAGGYGYPELSAAASELEAALDSHVADQTSVASAYDALMALLSRVEAA, from the coding sequence TTGATCCAGGCCAATCGCCCGTCGGTGGTGGGAGGAAGAGGCGACAATCCGTCTCAGGTGCCCGAGCCTCCGCTCATCAGCCGCTTCGTTGACGATCCCGAGATGGCGGAGATCATCGCGCTCTTCGTCGCCGAGACTCCGGAGCGGCGCCGCGAGTTCAGCTCGTCGTGGGATCGTGGAGATCTGCATCGCGTGCGCACGCTGGCCCATCAACTCAAGGGCGCCGCTGGCGGCTACGGATATCCCGAGCTGAGCGCCGCAGCCTCCGAACTCGAAGCCGCTCTCGACAGCCATGTCGCGGACCAGACCTCTGTGGCGTCCGCCTACGATGCGCTCATGGCCCTTTTGTCACGGGTGGAGGCCGCCTGA